Proteins co-encoded in one Marinobacter qingdaonensis genomic window:
- a CDS encoding protein kinase domain-containing protein, giving the protein MVQKAQLQQFYIPEEQSIYLLSHDDAKKLKDWVALCATQLRQLGYRDIELIGKGAYGFVFAGRMVREDGSELEHVFKFTRINLPQHLQDRLEDEAHILEQVRHPRVPKLISYQRARNQPILVMERAAGLNLEEVSLREGRLKPRLIMRIADQLADILRNLRRETGAAGRPIVHGDIKPSNLVFDASTENIALIDWGSSVFAQLDANQQFVTANVMELMSDNLQQTNARLGDVYFIGTEQLNGGLSSPRFDEQGAAGTLYALASGQSCRFGHQAIPATSLGLPMEFARMLDGMLAIDPDTRRKAGDYYLTEMPRMARTVMIDLPTAPVAPLVPVWVRASDQEIDTVVYSSRKSFLREEGAPETLNDVNDVQLDRYYKNFMQGMGETEKAFLAAVSRLGRYPVEGGLAVRWETDGVYVDTSLNLHDPALKPAFVRAVNNMVNLAQAIYRKGIFKSCLFNARNTLHIDRDDADQPFLVSPGMSLHYEVSAAPEVEDETRVHSYFEDGPDPEEFLVLPDTIIKALEALNDIHHTGMIIFEALPKHLKIHSHYRLLDPDQEPEFRRLLDVILSAVEQISGLGISGFMKMPYKDTRFFPHIERLPESYYPRNPRTSLA; this is encoded by the coding sequence ATGGTGCAGAAGGCGCAACTGCAGCAGTTCTATATCCCGGAAGAGCAGTCGATCTACCTGCTCAGCCACGACGATGCCAAGAAGCTCAAGGACTGGGTGGCGCTGTGTGCCACCCAACTCCGCCAGCTCGGCTACCGGGACATTGAACTCATCGGCAAGGGCGCCTACGGTTTTGTGTTCGCCGGGCGCATGGTCCGCGAAGACGGCAGTGAACTCGAGCATGTGTTCAAGTTCACTCGCATCAACCTGCCCCAGCACCTGCAGGATCGGCTCGAAGACGAAGCCCACATCCTCGAGCAGGTTCGCCACCCGCGCGTCCCGAAACTGATTTCCTATCAGCGGGCGCGCAACCAGCCCATTCTGGTCATGGAGCGGGCGGCCGGCCTGAACCTGGAGGAAGTGTCCTTGCGGGAGGGCCGGCTGAAACCCCGGCTGATCATGCGCATTGCCGACCAGTTGGCCGACATCCTCCGTAACCTGCGTCGGGAAACCGGCGCCGCCGGCCGGCCCATCGTCCACGGCGACATCAAACCCTCCAACCTGGTGTTCGACGCCAGTACCGAGAACATTGCCCTGATCGATTGGGGCTCTTCGGTGTTCGCGCAGCTGGACGCCAACCAGCAGTTCGTCACCGCCAACGTGATGGAGCTGATGTCCGACAACCTGCAACAGACCAATGCCCGTCTGGGCGATGTCTACTTCATTGGCACCGAACAGCTGAACGGCGGACTGTCTTCCCCGCGCTTTGACGAACAGGGCGCCGCCGGCACACTCTACGCCCTGGCCTCGGGCCAGTCCTGCCGGTTTGGGCATCAGGCCATTCCGGCCACGTCCCTGGGCTTGCCCATGGAGTTTGCCCGCATGCTCGATGGCATGCTTGCCATCGACCCGGACACTCGCCGCAAGGCCGGCGACTACTACCTGACCGAAATGCCCCGTATGGCCCGCACCGTCATGATCGACCTGCCGACGGCACCGGTCGCACCCCTGGTGCCGGTGTGGGTGCGGGCGTCCGATCAGGAAATCGATACCGTGGTGTACAGCTCCCGAAAATCCTTCCTGCGGGAGGAAGGCGCGCCGGAAACCCTCAACGACGTCAACGACGTCCAGCTCGACCGCTACTACAAGAACTTCATGCAGGGTATGGGCGAAACCGAGAAAGCCTTCCTGGCGGCGGTCAGCCGGCTCGGGCGTTACCCGGTCGAAGGCGGCCTGGCGGTACGCTGGGAAACCGACGGCGTGTACGTCGACACCTCACTGAACCTGCACGACCCGGCCCTGAAACCGGCGTTCGTTCGGGCCGTCAACAACATGGTCAACCTGGCCCAGGCGATTTACCGCAAGGGCATCTTCAAGAGCTGCCTGTTCAACGCCCGTAACACCTTGCACATCGACCGGGACGATGCCGACCAGCCGTTCCTGGTCAGCCCGGGCATGAGCCTGCACTACGAAGTGAGCGCGGCGCCGGAGGTGGAGGACGAAACCCGTGTGCACTCCTACTTTGAGGACGGTCCGGACCCGGAGGAATTCCTGGTGCTGCCGGACACCATCATCAAGGCCCTGGAAGCCCTGAACGACATTCATCACACCGGCATGATCATCTTCGAGGCGCTGCCCAAGCACCTGAAAATCCATAGCCACTACCGGCTGCTGGATCCGGACCAGGAACCGGAATTTCGCCGCCTGCTGGATGTCATCCTGTCCGCGGTGGAACAGATCAGCGGGCTTGGCATCTCCGGGTTCATGAAAATGCCCTACAAGGACACCCGTTTCTTCCCGCACATTGAGCGGCTGCCCGAGAGCTACTACCCCCGCAATCCCCGAACGTCGCTGGCCTGA
- a CDS encoding alpha-ketoacid dehydrogenase subunit beta produces the protein MTKMNMLQAINSALDTAMAENDKVLCFGEDVGVFGGVFRATSNLQQKYGKDRCFNTPLVEQGIVGFANGLAAQGSVPVAEIQFADYIFPAFDQIVNESAKFRYRSGNLFDVGGLTIRAPYGGGIAGGLYHSQSPEAYFAHTPGLKIVVPRNPHQAKGLLLGAIHDPNPTLFFEPKRLYRASVGEVPDEDYRLPLGEAEVIKEGTDITVLGWGAQMEVIDQAVERAEKDGISCEVIDLRTILPWDVETVANSVLKTGRLVVTHEAPLTGGFAGEIAATIQDRCFLYLESPIARVTGIDTPFPLVLEKEHLPNALKVYEAIKSSVEF, from the coding sequence ATGACGAAGATGAACATGCTCCAGGCCATCAACAGCGCCCTGGACACGGCCATGGCCGAGAACGACAAAGTCCTGTGCTTCGGCGAGGACGTCGGTGTGTTCGGTGGCGTTTTCCGAGCCACCAGCAACCTGCAACAGAAATACGGAAAAGATCGCTGCTTCAACACGCCGCTGGTGGAACAGGGCATCGTCGGCTTTGCCAATGGCCTGGCCGCCCAAGGGTCAGTGCCGGTGGCGGAGATCCAGTTCGCCGACTACATATTCCCGGCGTTCGACCAGATCGTGAACGAGTCCGCCAAATTCCGGTATCGGTCCGGCAACCTGTTCGACGTGGGCGGCCTGACCATTCGAGCGCCCTACGGCGGCGGCATCGCGGGTGGCCTGTACCATTCCCAGTCCCCGGAAGCTTATTTCGCCCACACCCCGGGCCTGAAGATCGTGGTGCCCCGTAACCCTCACCAGGCCAAGGGTTTGTTGCTGGGCGCAATCCACGACCCGAACCCGACCCTGTTCTTCGAGCCAAAACGCCTGTACCGAGCCTCCGTCGGCGAAGTGCCCGACGAGGATTATCGCCTGCCCCTGGGCGAAGCCGAGGTCATCAAGGAAGGCACCGACATCACCGTGCTGGGCTGGGGCGCGCAGATGGAAGTGATCGATCAGGCCGTGGAGCGGGCCGAGAAAGACGGCATTTCCTGTGAGGTGATCGACCTGCGGACCATCCTGCCCTGGGACGTGGAGACCGTGGCCAATTCGGTGCTCAAGACCGGCCGCCTGGTGGTCACCCACGAGGCGCCTCTGACCGGTGGCTTTGCCGGCGAAATCGCCGCCACCATTCAGGACCGCTGCTTCCTGTACCTGGAATCACCCATCGCTCGGGTCACCGGGATCGACACCCCGTTCCCGCTGGTGCTGGAAAAAGAGCACCTGCCCAACGCCTTGAAGGTCTATGAGGCCATCAAGTCGAGCGTTGAATTCTAG
- a CDS encoding DMT family transporter: protein MNNPLAYSLIMIVAGIGIPVMATLNGGLGARLQSPTLAAAILFFVGLVIAVAYLLVTEGIPDKIFHASTPLYYYLGGFLVLFYILTITWVAPRFGISNAIAFVLLGQMIAMSMIDHFGLFGAQRFALEPQRIAGLTMMAIGVFLVLNKATPPAGS, encoded by the coding sequence ATGAATAATCCCCTGGCCTACTCCCTCATTATGATCGTTGCCGGCATTGGTATCCCTGTCATGGCCACCCTCAACGGTGGCCTGGGTGCGCGGCTCCAGAGCCCGACCCTGGCAGCGGCCATCCTGTTTTTTGTCGGGCTGGTCATTGCGGTTGCCTATCTGCTGGTCACCGAGGGCATTCCTGACAAGATTTTCCACGCCAGCACACCGCTGTATTACTACCTCGGCGGTTTTCTGGTGTTATTTTATATTCTGACCATCACCTGGGTCGCACCGCGCTTCGGCATCTCCAATGCCATTGCATTCGTGCTGCTAGGACAAATGATTGCCATGAGCATGATTGACCATTTCGGTTTGTTTGGAGCCCAGCGATTCGCCCTGGAGCCCCAGCGCATAGCCGGGCTGACCATGATGGCTATAGGGGTTTTCCTGGTGCTCAATAAGGCGACCCCCCCCGCCGGCAGTTAA
- a CDS encoding thiamine pyrophosphate-dependent dehydrogenase E1 component subunit alpha, with product MTTTKSKVVYSPVFTDGAEFRIPTFKLLKQDGKLYKSAKAPDLDKDKALRIYRAMVTTRILDERMLAAQRQGRLSFYMQCTGEEAAVIGSAAALDDGDMIMAQYREQGALAYRGFSIDEFMNQLFGNELDYGKGRQMPVHYGSKKLNYMTISSPLATQIPQATGYAYGQKMAGGGHCTITYFGEGAASEGDFHAALNMAAVHRVPVIFLCRNNGYAISTPAAEQFAADGVAPRAYGYKMDVIRVDGNDILAMYQATQEARKLAVEHNRPVLIEAMSYRLAAHSSSDDPSGYRSKDEEAVWREKDPILRMRLWLESKKWWSEDDEKQLQETMRREVLETMKRAQKRPPPALDTLVTDVYDEVPPHLAEQFEKVKAHIRKYPDEYPKSAEHAKGGA from the coding sequence ATGACAACAACAAAATCCAAAGTTGTATATTCCCCAGTGTTTACCGACGGTGCGGAATTCCGTATTCCCACGTTCAAGCTTCTGAAACAGGACGGCAAACTCTACAAGAGTGCCAAGGCACCTGATCTAGACAAGGACAAGGCCCTACGTATTTATCGGGCCATGGTTACCACCCGGATTCTCGATGAACGCATGCTGGCCGCCCAGCGCCAGGGTCGCCTCAGCTTTTACATGCAGTGCACCGGTGAAGAGGCCGCCGTGATTGGCAGTGCCGCCGCCCTGGACGATGGCGACATGATCATGGCCCAGTACCGGGAGCAAGGCGCACTCGCCTACCGTGGGTTCAGCATCGATGAATTCATGAACCAGCTGTTCGGCAACGAACTCGACTACGGCAAGGGCCGGCAAATGCCCGTGCACTACGGCTCGAAAAAGCTGAACTACATGACCATCTCCTCGCCCCTGGCGACCCAGATTCCGCAGGCCACCGGCTACGCCTACGGTCAAAAAATGGCCGGCGGCGGCCACTGCACCATCACTTACTTTGGTGAAGGCGCCGCCTCCGAGGGTGATTTTCACGCGGCCCTGAACATGGCCGCGGTGCATCGGGTACCGGTCATCTTCCTGTGCCGGAACAACGGGTACGCCATTTCCACCCCCGCCGCCGAACAGTTTGCGGCCGACGGGGTCGCACCCCGGGCCTACGGCTACAAGATGGACGTCATCCGGGTGGACGGCAACGACATCCTGGCCATGTACCAGGCCACCCAGGAGGCCCGCAAGTTGGCGGTGGAGCACAACCGCCCGGTCTTGATCGAAGCCATGAGCTACCGCCTGGCGGCGCACTCCTCCTCTGACGATCCGTCCGGTTACCGCAGCAAGGACGAAGAAGCCGTCTGGCGCGAGAAGGATCCGATCCTGCGCATGCGCCTGTGGCTGGAAAGCAAGAAATGGTGGAGCGAAGACGACGAAAAGCAGCTTCAGGAAACCATGCGCCGCGAGGTCCTCGAGACCATGAAGCGCGCGCAAAAACGGCCACCTCCCGCCCTCGACACCCTGGTTACTGACGTCTACGACGAAGTGCCACCCCACCTGGCGGAACAGTTCGAAAAGGTGAAAGCGCACATCCGCAAGTACCCGGACGAGTATCCAAAGAGTGCCGAGCACGCCAAGGGAGGTGCCTGA
- a CDS encoding enoyl-CoA hydratase/isomerase family protein: MPTVLYEKRGRIAYITLNRPEAMNAINEDMHEALWDIWQEFSVDDSVDLAIVTGAGNEAFCAGADLKTHATSWVKRADALFPREKIKDGLGGLTRGMHRMYKPVIAAVNGWALAGGLETAMACDIRIASENAQFGSFEPRRGYHHGDGGIVRVVNTCGAGIALEMNLTAEPISAERALQCNMVSKVVPQSELMATAEKVAASILRNDQWAVRSAKETILNVIGRPLDDQLAYEAFTGYSGAANPPVAKLLADFADKTDKGRVGKNKTEL; encoded by the coding sequence ATGCCAACAGTACTCTATGAAAAACGTGGAAGAATTGCCTACATCACCCTGAACCGGCCCGAGGCCATGAACGCTATTAACGAGGATATGCACGAGGCCCTGTGGGATATCTGGCAGGAATTCTCGGTTGATGACAGTGTTGATCTCGCGATTGTGACTGGTGCCGGGAACGAGGCATTCTGTGCAGGTGCTGATCTGAAAACCCATGCCACTTCGTGGGTCAAGCGGGCCGATGCGCTCTTCCCTCGTGAGAAAATCAAGGACGGCCTCGGCGGCCTGACTCGCGGGATGCACCGTATGTACAAACCCGTCATTGCCGCTGTAAACGGCTGGGCCCTGGCCGGAGGGCTGGAGACTGCCATGGCCTGTGACATTCGTATTGCTTCCGAAAATGCTCAGTTCGGCTCTTTCGAACCCCGTCGCGGTTACCACCATGGAGACGGCGGGATCGTGCGTGTCGTCAATACCTGCGGTGCCGGCATTGCCCTGGAAATGAACCTGACCGCTGAACCCATCAGCGCCGAACGGGCCCTGCAATGCAACATGGTGTCCAAGGTGGTTCCCCAGAGCGAATTAATGGCAACCGCCGAAAAAGTGGCCGCGAGCATTCTGCGCAATGATCAGTGGGCGGTACGTTCTGCCAAGGAAACCATCCTCAACGTCATTGGCCGGCCACTGGACGACCAACTGGCGTATGAAGCCTTTACAGGATACTCGGGTGCGGCAAATCCGCCGGTGGCGAAACTCCTCGCCGATTTCGCCGACAAGACGGACAAAGGTCGTGTCGGCAAGAACAAAACCGAGCTCTGA
- a CDS encoding GlxA family transcriptional regulator — protein MDKTAIDRGWLVCVLMSYLSKYWGNHVESDKHTGTVAILAFDGAMEMSISLARDIFYAGSVAFRHQQNQGARGKEVMVASESGAPIKTFCGSDLQPDCAIHELVRPELIIVSGIWDGVENVVEKHRETVNWLGEQYRTGAKIACLHTGTFLLAETGLLNNRTATIYWRMVDLFRSRYPQVILQPEKHITASGNLFCSSGVVSGFEMAMYLIEKLWGIQVASRVSRHFMMDLPEAPKEFQLALEEQKQHGDRKIQDAQEWIESNFSSHFLLEELADKVGLSLRSFRRRFKEATGDTPMQYLQKVRLATAKQLLASDVLGVDQIGYRVGYEDRSYFSRLFRQKINMTPGEYRRTFGTGRETAEQSDAGDR, from the coding sequence TTGGACAAAACGGCCATCGACAGAGGGTGGTTAGTATGTGTTTTAATGAGCTACCTATCGAAATATTGGGGTAACCACGTGGAGTCAGATAAACACACCGGAACCGTTGCCATACTCGCCTTTGATGGAGCCATGGAAATGAGTATTTCCCTGGCTCGGGATATCTTCTATGCCGGCTCTGTGGCCTTCCGGCACCAGCAAAATCAGGGCGCCAGAGGTAAGGAAGTGATGGTCGCCAGTGAATCCGGGGCCCCGATAAAAACCTTTTGTGGTTCTGATCTGCAGCCGGACTGCGCTATACATGAGCTGGTGCGCCCGGAACTGATCATCGTCTCCGGAATCTGGGACGGGGTTGAAAACGTGGTCGAGAAACACCGGGAGACGGTGAACTGGCTGGGTGAGCAGTACCGTACCGGAGCGAAAATTGCGTGCCTGCATACCGGGACGTTTTTGCTGGCGGAAACGGGGTTGCTCAATAACCGGACCGCGACCATCTACTGGCGGATGGTGGACCTGTTCCGATCGCGCTATCCCCAGGTCATCTTGCAGCCGGAGAAACATATCACTGCGTCGGGTAACCTGTTTTGTTCCTCCGGAGTAGTTTCCGGCTTCGAGATGGCCATGTATTTGATCGAGAAACTCTGGGGTATTCAGGTCGCTTCCAGGGTGTCGCGCCACTTTATGATGGACTTGCCGGAGGCGCCCAAGGAATTTCAATTGGCGCTGGAGGAGCAAAAACAACACGGGGACCGAAAGATCCAGGACGCCCAGGAATGGATCGAGTCCAATTTCTCATCACATTTTTTGCTGGAGGAACTGGCCGATAAGGTCGGCCTGAGCCTGAGGAGTTTCCGGCGTCGATTCAAGGAGGCAACGGGTGACACACCCATGCAGTATTTGCAGAAGGTTCGTTTGGCGACGGCAAAGCAACTGTTGGCGTCGGACGTGTTAGGGGTCGACCAGATCGGTTATCGGGTCGGCTATGAGGATCGGAGTTACTTCAGCCGGTTGTTCCGGCAGAAAATCAACATGACCCCGGGCGAGTATCGACGAACCTTCGGGACTGGTCGAGAAACTGCGGAGCAAAGCGATGCCGGGGATCGATGA
- a CDS encoding dihydrolipoyllysine-residue acetyltransferase translates to MSDFILPDIGEGIVECELVKWLVAEGDVIEEDQPVAEVMTDKALVEIPAPYKGRVTRLYHKEGDIAKVHAPLFELVEEDGEGGASNAAPETPAETNTADSAPSPAPQAAAGDSDDTPEDFILPDIGEGIVECEVVEWLVAEGDEIEEDQPVVEVMTDKAMVEITAPKAGRVTKLYHEQQAMAKVHAPLFAFIPREREEGAARTPAASAQPAPEAKPAVNAPSQKPGHQRIPASPAVRRLVRENNLNLADIVGSGKDGRVLKADVLAHLEQPAKPVTAEPSPAPSAGRSRRAPAGEQEVRVEPIRGMKAAMARSMVASASTIPHFNFSEDIDVTDLLKLREQLKPVAEARGSRLTLMPFIMKAMALAVQEYPILNSQLNDEATEIHYLPSCNIGMAVDGKAGLIVPNVKGVEHLTLLEVADEVARLTEAARSGRVSQDDLKGGTISISNIGALGGTYAAPIINAPEVAIVALGRTQKLPRFDANGQVVERAIMTVSWAGDHRIIDGGTIARFCNLWKGYLESPQTMLLHMG, encoded by the coding sequence ATGAGTGATTTTATACTGCCCGATATCGGTGAAGGTATCGTGGAATGTGAACTGGTCAAATGGCTGGTGGCCGAGGGCGATGTGATCGAAGAGGATCAGCCAGTGGCCGAGGTCATGACCGACAAGGCCCTGGTGGAAATCCCCGCGCCCTACAAGGGTCGTGTCACCCGGCTCTACCATAAGGAAGGCGACATCGCGAAGGTGCACGCGCCGCTGTTCGAGCTGGTGGAAGAGGACGGCGAAGGCGGCGCCAGCAACGCCGCGCCAGAAACACCGGCAGAAACCAACACCGCTGATTCCGCGCCGTCACCGGCGCCCCAAGCGGCCGCCGGTGACAGCGACGACACCCCGGAAGACTTCATTCTGCCCGACATCGGCGAAGGCATCGTCGAGTGCGAGGTGGTTGAATGGCTGGTGGCCGAGGGCGATGAGATCGAGGAAGACCAGCCCGTGGTCGAAGTGATGACCGACAAGGCCATGGTCGAGATCACCGCGCCCAAGGCCGGCCGGGTTACCAAGCTGTACCACGAGCAGCAGGCCATGGCGAAGGTGCATGCGCCGCTGTTTGCCTTCATCCCCCGGGAACGTGAGGAAGGCGCAGCGCGCACACCGGCGGCCAGCGCTCAGCCCGCGCCGGAGGCCAAACCCGCGGTAAACGCACCATCCCAGAAACCCGGCCATCAGCGCATTCCCGCCAGCCCGGCGGTGCGCCGACTGGTGCGCGAGAACAATCTGAACCTGGCCGACATTGTCGGTTCCGGTAAAGATGGCCGGGTGCTCAAAGCCGATGTACTTGCGCACCTGGAACAGCCGGCCAAGCCCGTTACCGCCGAACCTTCTCCGGCACCGTCCGCCGGTCGGTCCCGTCGTGCCCCGGCGGGCGAGCAGGAAGTTCGCGTGGAGCCGATTCGCGGTATGAAGGCGGCCATGGCACGCAGCATGGTGGCCTCGGCCAGCACTATTCCGCATTTCAATTTCAGTGAGGACATCGACGTCACTGACCTGCTGAAGCTGCGGGAACAGCTGAAGCCAGTGGCTGAGGCCCGAGGTTCAAGGCTGACGCTGATGCCCTTCATCATGAAGGCCATGGCTCTGGCGGTGCAGGAATACCCGATCCTCAACAGCCAGCTGAACGACGAGGCCACCGAGATCCACTACCTGCCCTCGTGCAACATCGGCATGGCGGTGGACGGCAAGGCCGGGCTGATCGTGCCCAACGTCAAAGGCGTGGAGCACCTGACCCTGCTGGAAGTCGCCGACGAAGTCGCCCGACTGACCGAAGCGGCGCGCTCGGGTCGGGTCAGCCAGGACGACCTGAAAGGTGGCACCATCTCCATTTCCAACATTGGCGCCCTGGGCGGCACCTACGCGGCGCCGATCATCAACGCGCCGGAGGTGGCCATTGTGGCTCTGGGCCGGACCCAGAAACTGCCGCGCTTCGATGCCAACGGCCAGGTGGTGGAACGCGCCATCATGACCGTGAGCTGGGCCGGCGACCATCGCATCATCGATGGCGGCACCATTGCCCGCTTCTGCAATCTGTGGAAGGGCTACCTGGAATCGCCGCAGACCATGCTGCTGCACATGGGCTGA
- a CDS encoding histone deacetylase, producing the protein MTVPLVYHPDYSFPFPSRHRFPMEKFARLAGYLRSRGLLSADNTYRPGPCRQSWLTPTHCPRYLQRFYSNTLSDREQRQMNLPWSEGLVKRTFLAPSGTVLTAQLALRHGIACHLAGGTHHAHHDYASGFCILNDLAIAANVLAGQDGGLQVLIFDCDVHQGDGTAALLRNQPRAFTCSIHCKQNFPFTKQLSDWDVELAAGTDDANYLETVSATLLAAIHRVKPDIVLYDAGVDVFEGDPLGQLKISEAAIRERDRLVLTTLKNAGIPVATVIGGGYDDDRDALARRHAIVAEEAIRVIERKQLRN; encoded by the coding sequence ATGACCGTACCCCTGGTATATCACCCGGACTACAGCTTTCCATTTCCGAGCCGCCACCGCTTTCCCATGGAGAAGTTCGCCCGCCTGGCCGGGTATCTCCGAAGCCGTGGCCTGCTTTCCGCCGACAACACCTATCGACCCGGTCCCTGCCGACAGTCCTGGCTAACCCCGACTCACTGTCCACGCTACCTGCAGCGCTTTTACAGCAACACCCTGTCCGACCGCGAGCAACGGCAGATGAACCTGCCCTGGAGCGAAGGTCTGGTAAAGCGGACCTTCCTCGCGCCCTCCGGTACCGTGCTTACCGCCCAACTGGCGCTACGCCACGGCATTGCCTGCCACCTAGCCGGTGGCACCCACCACGCCCATCATGACTACGCCTCGGGTTTCTGCATCCTTAATGATCTGGCCATAGCCGCCAACGTGCTGGCCGGCCAGGACGGAGGGCTCCAGGTGTTGATTTTCGATTGCGATGTCCATCAGGGCGATGGCACTGCCGCCCTGCTCCGGAACCAACCCAGAGCGTTCACCTGCTCGATCCATTGCAAGCAGAATTTTCCGTTCACCAAGCAGCTGAGCGACTGGGATGTCGAATTGGCGGCCGGTACGGATGACGCCAACTACCTCGAGACCGTCAGTGCCACCCTTCTAGCCGCCATCCACCGGGTGAAACCGGACATCGTGCTCTATGACGCCGGCGTCGATGTGTTCGAAGGCGATCCGCTTGGCCAGCTGAAGATTTCCGAGGCAGCGATCCGCGAGCGTGACCGCCTGGTGCTGACAACCCTGAAAAATGCCGGAATCCCCGTAGCAACGGTGATCGGCGGTGGCTACGACGATGACCGGGATGCCCTGGCCCGCCGGCACGCCATTGTGGCGGAGGAAGCCATTCGGGTGATTGAGCGCAAGCAACTGAGAAATTAG
- a CDS encoding MFS transporter, producing MPIALFALTLSAFAIGTTEFVIVGLVPTIAQDLGVTLPSAGLLVSLYALGVAVGAPVLTALTGRWNRKAVLLSLMSLFIVGNILAWLAPNYGSLITARILTGLAHGVFFSIGSTIATSLVPKEKEASAIAIMFTGLTVALVTGVPLGTFIGQTFGWRATFLTVAALGAIALIGSAFLVPKNLKQSKPATLRQQLEVITHPRLLLVYAMTAIGYGGTFTAFTYLTPILEDVTGFASGMVSLLLLVYGVSVATGNIWGGKLADRLGPTSALYIIFGGLAAILFVLTFSAYNPIAAVITLLIWGAFAFGNVPGLQVYVVQLAERYTPHSVDVASGLNIAAFNIGIALGAWLGGHVVADMGLMNTPWIGGIIVLSALLLTRLSASLDNREPATA from the coding sequence ATGCCCATTGCTCTCTTCGCACTCACCTTGAGTGCCTTTGCAATCGGGACCACCGAGTTTGTCATCGTCGGATTGGTCCCCACCATTGCCCAGGATCTGGGTGTTACCCTGCCGTCTGCTGGTCTTCTGGTCAGCCTCTACGCCCTGGGTGTCGCCGTTGGCGCACCGGTACTGACGGCCCTGACCGGTCGCTGGAATCGCAAGGCGGTATTGCTGTCGCTGATGAGTCTGTTCATCGTCGGTAATATCCTTGCCTGGTTGGCGCCCAACTATGGGTCGCTGATTACCGCCCGCATTCTCACCGGCCTTGCCCACGGTGTGTTCTTCTCCATTGGCTCAACCATTGCCACCAGCCTGGTGCCGAAGGAAAAAGAAGCCAGCGCCATTGCGATCATGTTCACCGGGCTGACGGTTGCCCTGGTGACCGGTGTTCCCCTGGGTACCTTTATCGGCCAGACGTTCGGCTGGCGCGCCACCTTCCTCACCGTTGCCGCCCTGGGCGCCATCGCCCTGATCGGAAGCGCCTTCCTGGTGCCGAAGAACCTGAAGCAGTCCAAGCCGGCCACCCTGCGTCAACAGCTTGAGGTCATTACCCACCCACGGCTGCTGCTGGTCTATGCCATGACCGCCATTGGCTACGGTGGCACCTTCACGGCGTTCACCTATCTGACACCGATTCTGGAAGATGTGACCGGCTTCGCTTCCGGCATGGTCAGCCTGCTGCTGCTCGTGTACGGCGTCTCTGTGGCGACCGGCAACATCTGGGGCGGCAAGCTGGCGGACCGGCTCGGGCCAACCTCCGCGCTGTACATCATTTTCGGTGGTCTGGCAGCCATCCTGTTCGTGCTCACCTTCAGCGCCTACAACCCGATTGCCGCGGTGATCACCCTGCTGATCTGGGGCGCCTTTGCCTTCGGCAACGTGCCCGGCCTGCAGGTCTACGTAGTCCAGTTGGCTGAACGCTACACCCCGCATTCCGTGGATGTGGCCTCCGGCCTGAACATCGCAGCGTTCAACATCGGTATTGCCCTCGGTGCCTGGCTCGGCGGCCACGTAGTGGCCGACATGGGGCTGATGAACACCCCCTGGATTGGCGGCATCATCGTGCTTAGCGCGCTGCTGCTAACCCGCCTTTCCGCCAGCCTCGATAACCGTGAACCGGCTACGGCCTGA
- a CDS encoding TetR/AcrR family transcriptional regulator — MNTRVQRKEESRQRILTSAAKRLRREGLGGASVAAVMDDAGLTHGAFYSHFQNKGELARAALEEALRHNRKRWTGGWSRGSWASRLSDLAKRYLTPNHRDNLDDSCALTALCSETARSDESFRATYQTELTKTLSAIADQNFNELDRQQADDVLAFMSLLVGSMALSRAVDSGPLSDRILDVGREAASRLASVDSQSPAIQKENTHHE, encoded by the coding sequence ATGAATACTCGAGTTCAAAGGAAAGAGGAATCCCGCCAGCGCATTCTGACCTCGGCCGCCAAGCGGCTTCGACGGGAAGGATTGGGGGGCGCGAGCGTCGCGGCCGTGATGGACGATGCCGGCCTGACCCATGGCGCGTTCTACTCGCATTTCCAGAACAAGGGCGAACTCGCCCGTGCAGCCTTGGAAGAGGCGCTGCGGCACAACCGCAAGCGCTGGACCGGTGGTTGGTCCCGCGGCTCCTGGGCTAGCCGCCTGTCCGACCTCGCAAAACGGTACCTCACTCCGAACCACCGGGATAATCTCGATGACAGCTGTGCCCTTACCGCGCTGTGTTCGGAAACGGCGCGCAGTGACGAATCCTTTCGAGCGACCTATCAAACGGAACTGACCAAAACGCTCTCGGCAATCGCCGACCAGAATTTCAACGAACTCGATCGCCAGCAAGCGGACGACGTGCTTGCCTTCATGTCGCTGCTTGTTGGCTCCATGGCGCTCTCCCGTGCCGTGGACTCCGGCCCGTTGTCCGATCGAATTCTGGACGTCGGCCGCGAGGCAGCCTCCCGCCTCGCATCTGTGGACTCACAATCACCGGCAATTCAAAAGGAAAACACCCACCATGAATAA